The following proteins are co-located in the Bacillus pumilus genome:
- the celB gene encoding PTS cellobiose transporter subunit IIC, whose protein sequence is MKQNKTMAFIESKIMPIAGRIGSQRHLIAIRDGFIAIMPLIIIGSLAILINHFPIPAFQDFMTSLFGEGWTAAGGAIWNGSFAILSLLAVAAISFKLAESYKTDGLSAALIGVGAFAVLTPTTEDFGFSMTWLGAQGLFVGLIVALLSTEAFRLFSQNEKLKIKMPDGVPDGVTKSLNALLPAAVILAAAGLFNTLIVYFFGQSIHELVFSSIQEPLQGLSNTIGSALIFTFLNHLLWFFGLHGTNILGPIMESIYLPLIQENQHLFSQGMSAFEVPYIVTKPFFDSYVFMGGSGTTLALLAAIFIGVKSKHYKTIGKVSFAPGLFNINEPILFGLPIVLNPIMFIPFLLIPLVLTVTSYIALACGLVPKTVAILPWTTPPIVSGYLVTGGSIRGVFLQIFNLVLAVLLYLPFIKAAERASLHQATK, encoded by the coding sequence ATGAAACAAAATAAAACCATGGCGTTCATCGAATCTAAAATCATGCCGATCGCTGGAAGAATCGGCTCCCAAAGGCACTTAATTGCCATACGCGATGGATTCATTGCCATTATGCCTTTAATCATCATCGGCTCTCTTGCCATACTGATCAATCATTTCCCTATACCGGCATTTCAAGATTTCATGACGAGTCTTTTTGGAGAAGGATGGACGGCTGCCGGCGGAGCTATATGGAATGGATCATTTGCTATTTTAAGTCTGCTGGCCGTTGCAGCTATCAGTTTCAAGCTTGCAGAGTCTTATAAGACTGATGGTCTTTCTGCCGCATTAATCGGGGTCGGGGCATTTGCCGTACTTACACCGACGACAGAAGACTTTGGTTTTTCAATGACTTGGCTGGGGGCTCAAGGTCTTTTCGTTGGATTAATCGTGGCTTTGCTATCAACGGAAGCATTTAGGCTCTTCTCTCAAAATGAGAAACTTAAAATCAAAATGCCTGATGGTGTACCTGATGGCGTTACAAAATCCTTGAACGCTTTATTGCCGGCTGCTGTGATATTGGCGGCAGCAGGATTATTTAACACTCTGATCGTGTATTTTTTCGGTCAAAGCATCCACGAGCTAGTCTTCAGCTCGATCCAGGAACCGTTGCAAGGCCTTTCCAACACGATTGGATCAGCTTTGATTTTTACTTTTTTGAATCATTTGCTTTGGTTTTTCGGATTGCACGGAACAAATATTCTAGGACCGATCATGGAATCCATCTATCTTCCGCTCATTCAGGAAAATCAGCATTTATTCTCGCAAGGAATGAGCGCGTTTGAAGTGCCTTATATCGTGACGAAGCCCTTTTTTGATTCTTATGTGTTTATGGGAGGATCGGGGACAACATTGGCTTTGCTCGCTGCTATTTTCATCGGCGTGAAATCGAAGCACTACAAAACAATCGGAAAGGTATCCTTCGCACCCGGCCTTTTTAACATTAATGAACCTATTCTGTTCGGCCTTCCTATCGTATTAAATCCGATTATGTTCATTCCATTTTTATTGATTCCATTAGTTTTAACGGTGACGTCGTACATCGCTTTAGCCTGTGGACTCGTTCCGAAAACTGTAGCTATTCTTCCGTGGACGACGCCGCCGATTGTCAGCGGTTATCTCGTAACCGGAGGATCAATCCGGGGAGTCTTTCTGCAAATCTTCAACTTGGTGCTGGCTGTCTTGCTTTACCTGCCATTCATTAAAGCAGCAGAACGAGCCTCTCTGCATCAGGCAACAAAATAA
- a CDS encoding tautomerase family protein, with translation MPFVRVSYIETEYDKESLASVSQTIMKALMKEFHVPEKDYFQVFHSHKKEEFYYDPNYLLRHDRDHRLLYIHITCGSGRTYEQKQSLYKEIADQLYSQLHIPKENVFIMLVETGLENWSFGEGLAQMIK, from the coding sequence ATGCCATTTGTAAGAGTCAGTTATATTGAAACTGAGTACGATAAAGAAAGCTTAGCCTCAGTTAGCCAAACGATCATGAAGGCTCTGATGAAAGAATTTCATGTTCCTGAAAAAGACTACTTTCAGGTGTTCCATTCACATAAGAAAGAAGAATTTTATTATGACCCCAATTATCTTCTTCGTCATGATAGGGATCATCGTCTCTTATATATCCATATTACATGTGGTTCAGGAAGAACTTACGAACAGAAGCAGTCTTTATATAAGGAAATAGCTGACCAGTTATATAGCCAACTCCATATACCGAAAGAAAATGTATTCATTATGCTGGTTGAGACGGGCTTGGAGAATTGGTCCTTTGGAGAAGGACTTGCTCAAATGATCAAGTAA
- a CDS encoding DUF1835 domain-containing protein, with amino-acid sequence MMIHIVFGAAPAGSLKQALSEVKQDQADDIIAFDDIYSIGPLLHLHEHEGQEKRKEWLRKVISNEFGHIDDMVNDQHRMLQQIKDIKDGSRILIWTGSNAHEQIGLRYAIYLLKEKRIELSLINTTTAFDQLFNTNTRIMILRHAGEITSEKFKILYESKEHIHTMTKEERERLQNEWLSFAKENHTLRIWQKGQTISVPEDEFDAYLVKMAKRVQQSESEGEYIKTPRLIGEVIGHLDQYIGDDFIEYRLKTLIDQGIFDMIGKRSSMRFYSIKLTEFGQHFKKWVCCREFEDHPYVKIEGTYGGEPLQCGHCQSHLERDDVPLSDALFSKIWNWAIQYGRWFDEETEDLLPDGVEMEKKFNQEGERMTEEVKRALSPTYQVEYSPSEITQHFI; translated from the coding sequence ATGATGATACATATCGTATTTGGGGCAGCACCTGCTGGTAGTTTAAAACAAGCATTAAGCGAAGTGAAGCAAGATCAGGCTGATGATATTATCGCCTTTGATGACATTTATTCGATTGGACCTCTTCTGCATTTGCATGAACATGAAGGACAGGAGAAGCGTAAAGAGTGGCTGCGTAAGGTGATATCAAATGAATTTGGACATATTGACGACATGGTCAACGATCAGCACAGAATGCTTCAGCAAATAAAAGATATAAAAGATGGCAGTCGTATACTCATCTGGACAGGCAGTAATGCACATGAGCAAATTGGTTTACGTTATGCCATCTATTTATTAAAAGAGAAAAGGATAGAATTGTCTTTAATCAATACAACGACTGCTTTTGACCAGCTGTTCAATACAAATACAAGAATAATGATCCTTCGACATGCCGGGGAGATCACATCTGAAAAATTTAAAATTTTGTACGAGAGTAAAGAGCATATTCACACAATGACAAAAGAAGAAAGAGAAAGATTACAAAACGAATGGCTTTCATTTGCTAAAGAAAATCATACGCTGCGGATATGGCAAAAAGGACAAACGATCAGCGTACCAGAAGATGAATTTGATGCTTATTTAGTGAAAATGGCTAAGCGAGTTCAGCAGTCCGAGTCAGAAGGGGAGTACATCAAAACTCCACGCTTAATTGGAGAAGTCATCGGTCATTTAGATCAGTATATCGGTGATGACTTTATTGAGTATCGTCTAAAGACATTAATTGATCAAGGTATTTTTGACATGATAGGAAAACGATCTTCAATGCGTTTTTATTCGATTAAGTTGACAGAATTCGGTCAGCACTTCAAAAAATGGGTGTGCTGTCGCGAGTTTGAGGATCACCCTTATGTGAAAATAGAAGGGACCTACGGTGGTGAACCCCTTCAATGTGGACACTGTCAATCCCATTTAGAAAGAGATGATGTACCTCTAAGCGATGCGCTCTTCTCGAAAATCTGGAATTGGGCCATACAGTATGGCCGCTGGTTTGATGAAGAGACAGAAGACTTGCTGCCAGATGGGGTAGAAATGGAAAAGAAGTTCAATCAAGAAGGAGAGCGCATGACGGAAGAAGTAAAACGTGCATTATCTCCTACGTATCAAGTCGAGTATAGCCCAAGTGAAATCACTCAACATTTTATTTAA
- a CDS encoding LysR family transcriptional regulator gives MDLKELKAFQAVIQEGTFSKAAQKLNYAQSTITNQIKRLEKELGFQLFVRGWEAELTPSGQLFAKEIDQLILHWNFVLDQSQKLQKEEVGTLNIGVIEPIAISILPSVLQTFRKQKPNITCHFIIGNTDSLHKQLLKGEIDFAIAGEPAMNPLPFEELYKEEMSFIIAKKQADQVGTISLIKDLYQQPLIIGGESCLYHMKLQKELSRINIEPFTYTISQISAIPPFLKEFPSVGVVLSSTPLSDEFVKVPIEMEDPFITIGILSHKEPHLFLKNTKQLLLDLFRQKAGKLTCS, from the coding sequence ATGGACTTAAAAGAATTAAAAGCATTTCAAGCCGTGATTCAAGAAGGGACATTTTCAAAAGCCGCTCAAAAATTGAATTATGCACAGTCGACGATAACGAATCAAATCAAACGATTAGAAAAGGAGTTAGGGTTTCAATTGTTTGTGAGAGGATGGGAGGCTGAATTAACCCCTTCAGGGCAATTGTTTGCCAAAGAGATTGATCAGCTGATTCTCCACTGGAATTTTGTATTAGATCAATCTCAAAAACTCCAAAAAGAAGAAGTCGGAACCTTGAATATAGGTGTCATAGAACCAATTGCTATCTCTATTCTTCCTTCAGTCCTTCAAACCTTCAGAAAGCAAAAACCGAATATCACATGCCACTTTATCATCGGTAATACAGATTCCCTTCACAAACAGCTACTCAAGGGGGAGATCGATTTTGCTATTGCAGGAGAACCGGCGATGAACCCACTTCCGTTTGAGGAATTGTACAAAGAGGAAATGTCTTTTATTATCGCAAAAAAGCAGGCAGATCAAGTTGGAACGATTTCATTGATCAAGGATCTTTATCAACAACCACTGATCATAGGTGGGGAAAGTTGTTTATATCACATGAAGTTACAAAAGGAACTCTCAAGAATAAATATTGAGCCGTTCACTTATACTATCAGCCAGATTTCAGCAATTCCGCCATTTCTAAAGGAATTCCCCTCCGTCGGAGTCGTACTTTCCTCTACACCATTGTCAGACGAGTTTGTGAAAGTTCCAATCGAAATGGAGGACCCTTTTATTACTATAGGAATCTTATCTCATAAGGAACCTCATCTATTTCTGAAAAACACCAAGCAGCTCTTGCTTGATCTATTTCGTCAAAAAGCTGGGAAGTTAACATGCTCGTGA
- a CDS encoding PTS lactose/cellobiose transporter subunit IIA has protein sequence MADTLHLEQVSFEIILHAGNARSSAMEALQHVKNNEYDSGNQKIQEAEAELLQAHQAQTRLLQKEAQGEGLSPNLLLIHAQDHLMTSMTVKDVAKEIIQLYQELRSGKPK, from the coding sequence ATGGCGGACACACTACATTTAGAACAGGTCTCTTTTGAAATCATCTTGCATGCTGGAAATGCGCGTTCATCTGCAATGGAAGCATTACAGCATGTGAAAAATAACGAGTACGATTCAGGGAATCAAAAGATCCAAGAAGCAGAAGCGGAACTGCTTCAAGCGCATCAGGCACAAACCCGCTTATTGCAAAAAGAAGCACAAGGTGAAGGCCTTTCACCCAATCTATTGTTAATCCATGCACAAGACCATTTGATGACGTCAATGACTGTAAAAGATGTAGCGAAAGAAATAATTCAATTATATCAAGAGCTGAGGAGTGGAAAACCAAAATGA
- a CDS encoding 6-phospho-beta-glucosidase produces MALKLVIIGGGSSYTAEIIEGIIKRYQHFPVKEIVLVDNEEGEEKVRITSELAKRMIKHADVPIELSYTKDRAKALKHADFVTVQIRVGGLKARAMDERIPLSHGLIGQETNGAGGIFKALRTIPVMLDIARDINEICPEAWLINFTNPAGIVTEALLKHGSHQKVIGVCNIPYNMKNSIAEIFDVNVNRVMIEFAGLNHFVFGQKVWIDGVDRTEEAIGLLLNDTIDYSPSNIAMLPWNRQFLRSLRMLPNPYHQYYYQYEDVLEKDIEAYKNKGTRAEAVMNVEKQLFEKYKDADLHEKPKELEERGGAYYSEAACSLMNSLYHHSMDIQTVNTLNKGSIPDLPHDAVIEVNSVITKSGPIPLTVGKLPDSISGAVISMKKFEQLVIEAAITGDDNILYSAMIMNPLIPSDHKAQTVMNEMLEAHKRYLPQFFEEAVQYETK; encoded by the coding sequence ATGGCGTTGAAGTTAGTCATTATAGGCGGGGGATCAAGCTACACAGCAGAAATCATTGAAGGTATAATCAAACGGTATCAGCATTTTCCAGTGAAAGAGATTGTCCTCGTCGACAATGAGGAAGGGGAAGAAAAAGTACGCATCACTTCAGAACTCGCGAAGCGAATGATCAAACATGCGGATGTTCCGATTGAATTGAGCTATACAAAAGATCGTGCGAAAGCGCTGAAACATGCGGATTTCGTCACGGTTCAAATAAGAGTCGGAGGATTGAAGGCCAGAGCGATGGATGAAAGAATCCCGCTCAGCCATGGTCTTATCGGCCAAGAAACAAATGGCGCCGGCGGTATTTTTAAAGCTTTGCGGACCATTCCCGTCATGCTGGATATCGCTCGCGATATAAACGAGATTTGTCCAGAAGCGTGGCTGATCAATTTTACAAATCCAGCAGGCATCGTGACTGAAGCTTTATTGAAACATGGATCCCATCAAAAAGTCATCGGGGTTTGCAATATCCCTTATAACATGAAAAACAGCATTGCAGAAATTTTTGACGTGAATGTGAACCGTGTCATGATTGAATTCGCAGGGCTTAACCATTTTGTCTTCGGACAAAAGGTGTGGATTGACGGGGTTGACCGCACAGAAGAGGCAATAGGTCTTCTATTAAATGACACCATAGACTATTCTCCTTCCAATATTGCGATGCTGCCTTGGAATCGTCAATTTTTACGTTCTTTGCGCATGCTTCCGAATCCGTATCATCAGTATTATTATCAGTATGAAGATGTACTTGAAAAAGATATCGAAGCATACAAAAACAAAGGGACACGCGCAGAAGCTGTCATGAACGTAGAAAAGCAGCTGTTTGAAAAATACAAAGACGCAGACCTCCATGAAAAGCCTAAAGAATTGGAAGAACGCGGCGGGGCTTATTATAGTGAAGCAGCCTGTTCATTAATGAACTCGCTTTATCATCATTCGATGGATATTCAGACCGTCAACACATTGAATAAAGGAAGCATACCAGATCTTCCACATGATGCAGTGATTGAAGTCAACAGTGTCATCACAAAAAGCGGTCCCATACCGCTGACAGTCGGAAAACTGCCAGATTCAATCAGCGGGGCAGTGATCTCTATGAAAAAATTCGAACAATTAGTTATCGAAGCAGCGATCACGGGTGATGACAACATATTGTATTCCGCTATGATCATGAATCCGCTAATTCCATCTGATCATAAAGCCCAAACGGTGATGAATGAAATGCTTGAGGCTCATAAACGTTATCTTCCCCAGTTCTTTGAGGAGGCTGTACAATATGAAACAAAATAA
- a CDS encoding class I SAM-dependent methyltransferase, whose protein sequence is MMNDKQFSSFIKQADEPFVGWDFSFISETGRMKSELLSWSYGSIAISLVQSAKSILDMGTGGGEFLLKLRPFPTSVYATEGYMPNVPIAKERLTPLGVKVVQIDNDGILPFETGKFDLIINQHESFSSKEVRRIISKEGIFLTQQVGGLDCIEINEHLREPINEEFIDWNLKLALKEIQENHCEVLKSAEEFPILRFYDIGALVYYLKAIPWQVPGFEISNFKDELYTIHKTIEQKGYFDAKQHRFIILAKAI, encoded by the coding sequence ATGATGAATGACAAACAGTTTTCTTCATTTATAAAACAAGCAGATGAACCTTTTGTTGGGTGGGATTTCTCATTCATATCTGAAACTGGAAGAATGAAAAGTGAGTTGCTTTCATGGTCATATGGTAGTATAGCTATTTCTCTTGTTCAAAGTGCAAAATCAATACTAGATATGGGAACAGGTGGTGGAGAGTTTTTATTAAAATTAAGACCTTTTCCAACATCAGTTTATGCTACAGAAGGTTACATGCCTAATGTACCTATCGCAAAAGAACGATTAACACCTTTAGGAGTTAAGGTAGTTCAAATTGATAATGATGGAATTCTTCCGTTTGAGACTGGAAAATTTGATCTTATCATCAATCAACATGAGTCATTTTCATCTAAAGAGGTGAGAAGAATTATCTCGAAAGAAGGTATTTTTCTAACACAACAAGTCGGTGGACTCGATTGCATAGAGATTAATGAACATCTAAGGGAACCAATAAATGAGGAATTTATTGATTGGAACTTAAAGCTAGCTTTAAAAGAAATACAGGAGAATCATTGTGAGGTTTTGAAAAGTGCCGAAGAGTTCCCCATTCTAAGATTTTATGATATTGGAGCATTGGTGTATTATCTTAAAGCAATTCCTTGGCAAGTGCCAGGTTTTGAAATAAGTAATTTCAAGGATGAATTATACACCATTCATAAAACCATTGAACAAAAGGGTTATTTTGACGCAAAACAACACCGATTTATTATTTTAGCTAAAGCAATATAG
- a CDS encoding GntR family transcriptional regulator, with the protein MAKQPQLHSRIKQDILDKIESGYYPSGSLLPTESEFCKMYDVSRTTLRTALNHLLMEGAIYRKQGKGTFVAKGKVKQILSSSNLRYADQLKAQGIKPKIKVVDLQKLKPAKKIQNCLGIDDEQMVYQVKRIRYADEEEIQFEMAFIRADLVPEITEEMANISLYQCINSQGNTIKRTEEQIKIFISDEEIAQHLNITQGTPCFQIATQTFLASEEVVEFSLAYFRGDRVEFFIERDYEERGDEG; encoded by the coding sequence ATGGCAAAGCAACCACAACTCCACAGTCGAATTAAACAAGATATTTTAGATAAAATAGAGAGCGGTTATTACCCGTCTGGCAGCCTGCTTCCGACGGAGTCCGAATTTTGCAAAATGTACGATGTCAGCCGAACAACGCTGCGGACTGCCTTGAACCATTTGCTTATGGAAGGAGCTATTTACCGCAAACAGGGGAAAGGGACATTTGTCGCCAAAGGAAAAGTAAAGCAGATCTTAAGTTCCAGCAATCTTCGCTATGCAGATCAATTAAAAGCGCAAGGTATTAAACCGAAAATCAAAGTTGTCGATTTGCAAAAATTAAAACCAGCCAAAAAGATCCAAAATTGCCTTGGGATTGATGATGAACAAATGGTCTATCAGGTGAAGCGGATTCGGTATGCGGATGAGGAAGAAATCCAGTTCGAAATGGCCTTTATCAGAGCCGATCTCGTGCCGGAGATAACGGAAGAAATGGCCAATATTTCTCTGTACCAGTGTATTAACAGTCAAGGAAATACGATTAAAAGAACCGAAGAGCAAATCAAAATCTTTATTTCGGATGAAGAAATTGCACAGCATTTGAATATCACACAAGGCACGCCCTGCTTCCAGATTGCAACACAAACATTTTTGGCGTCTGAAGAAGTCGTGGAGTTTTCTCTGGCTTATTTCCGCGGAGACCGCGTTGAATTCTTCATAGAACGCGACTATGAAGAAAGAGGGGATGAAGGATGA
- a CDS encoding DUF6508 domain-containing protein, which translates to MDQANDGTAEHPIQMPFVNDSETVRHFIEDVYTFAEQHQEMELTRYREILKENGIEGGTNDLGNVDVSDLNAQCVLALIMGVVMAEWFCDGAIFNFFKSGSILKCLERLDCLE; encoded by the coding sequence ATCGATCAAGCAAATGATGGAACAGCTGAACACCCAATCCAGATGCCCTTTGTGAATGATTCTGAAACGGTCCGTCACTTTATCGAAGATGTCTATACCTTTGCAGAACAACATCAAGAGATGGAGCTTACTCGCTACAGAGAAATCCTCAAAGAAAATGGCATTGAAGGTGGAACGAACGATTTGGGGAATGTGGATGTTTCAGATTTAAATGCACAGTGTGTACTGGCTCTCATCATGGGGGTTGTGATGGCTGAGTGGTTTTGCGATGGTGCCATCTTCAATTTCTTTAAAAGCGGATCCATATTAAAGTGCCTTGAAAGATTGGATTGTTTGGAGTAA
- a CDS encoding PTS sugar transporter subunit IIB, with product MKIALVCSAGMSTSMLMKKMREEAESRKIVVEINAYAEADLQSHMNDIDVILIGPQVRYLKTQIAERAEQYQTPVDIIDQMAYGMMNGAKVLDQAIKLTQ from the coding sequence ATGAAGATAGCACTTGTATGTTCTGCCGGCATGTCGACCAGCATGCTGATGAAAAAAATGAGAGAAGAAGCGGAAAGCCGTAAAATAGTTGTTGAAATCAACGCTTATGCTGAAGCGGATTTACAAAGCCATATGAATGATATTGATGTCATATTGATCGGACCGCAAGTCCGCTATTTAAAAACACAAATTGCAGAACGAGCGGAACAATACCAGACACCGGTCGATATCATTGACCAAATGGCATATGGAATGATGAACGGAGCAAAAGTTCTGGACCAAGCGATCAAACTGACACAATAA
- a CDS encoding DNA-3-methyladenine glycosylase family protein translates to MWEKQLVVEPPYHFDQVLRRLSSDPLKAVDLNKREIKVPMRLDQKPYVAVVQATGTKETPTFRVQSNGPEEPIISEVKRIFGMEHQLHVVHNHFSQTNLASIFERHIGTPLMLDFHLYHCLMKCIIHQQLNLAFAYELTKRFVHSYGEQIEGVWFDPLPETIASLETDDLRKLQFSQRKAEYVIDVSKRIVSGSLCLEELHDLPDIEIEERLLPIRGIGPWTVQNVLMNGLGRPNLFPVADIGIQNAIKRHFDLPEKPTKEEMAALSKEWTPYLSYASLYLWRSIETDK, encoded by the coding sequence ATGTGGGAAAAACAGCTGGTGGTTGAGCCGCCATATCACTTTGATCAAGTGCTCAGACGCTTATCAAGTGATCCATTAAAGGCAGTCGATTTAAACAAAAGAGAAATCAAAGTGCCGATGAGGTTGGATCAAAAGCCGTACGTGGCAGTCGTTCAAGCCACAGGAACAAAAGAAACGCCTACGTTCCGGGTGCAATCAAACGGCCCTGAGGAACCCATCATTTCTGAAGTGAAGCGGATTTTTGGCATGGAGCATCAATTACACGTTGTTCATAACCATTTTTCTCAAACGAATCTAGCGTCTATTTTTGAACGTCACATCGGAACACCGCTCATGCTGGACTTTCATTTATATCATTGTTTGATGAAATGCATCATTCATCAGCAGCTCAATCTAGCGTTTGCTTATGAGCTCACGAAACGGTTTGTTCATTCGTACGGTGAGCAAATAGAAGGCGTTTGGTTTGACCCTTTACCGGAAACCATCGCATCGCTTGAAACAGACGATCTGAGAAAGCTCCAATTCAGTCAGCGGAAGGCAGAATACGTTATTGATGTATCAAAGCGAATTGTGAGCGGCTCTCTTTGTTTAGAGGAATTACACGATTTGCCGGATATAGAAATTGAGGAACGTCTGCTTCCGATTAGAGGCATTGGACCTTGGACGGTTCAAAATGTCCTGATGAATGGACTTGGAAGACCAAATCTCTTTCCGGTAGCAGATATTGGTATTCAAAACGCCATCAAACGGCACTTTGACCTGCCTGAAAAACCGACAAAAGAGGAGATGGCAGCCTTAAGCAAGGAGTGGACGCCTTATTTAAGCTACGCTTCCCTTTATTTATGGAGAAGCATTGAGACAGATAAATAA
- a CDS encoding carboxymuconolactone decarboxylase family protein, with product MHQPIKSTVNLTLGDFAPAFVEYSEKVLFGDLWRREELSLRDRSMITVSALVSAGSLNQLEYHLHLAKENGVTKNELIEVITHLSFYIGWPKAASALEAAKHMLEEK from the coding sequence ATGCATCAACCAATTAAGTCAACTGTGAATTTAACCCTCGGAGATTTTGCTCCAGCATTTGTTGAGTACTCCGAAAAAGTTCTCTTTGGGGATTTGTGGCGAAGAGAGGAACTTTCGCTAAGAGATCGAAGTATGATTACAGTTTCAGCCTTAGTAAGTGCAGGCAGCCTAAATCAGCTGGAATACCATTTACATCTAGCCAAAGAAAATGGTGTAACGAAGAACGAATTGATTGAAGTCATCACACACCTTAGTTTTTATATCGGATGGCCTAAAGCAGCTTCAGCATTAGAAGCAGCTAAACACATGTTGGAGGAAAAATAA
- the rlmD gene encoding 23S rRNA (uracil(1939)-C(5))-methyltransferase RlmD: MKLKEKQQGALLQKGQQFPLTIKRLGINGEGVGYFKKQVVFVPGALPGEEVVVEATNVQAKYAEGTVRKVRKRSEHRVKPPCPVYEQCGGCQLQHLAYEQQLKEKRDIVIQSMERHTKLSVETLDIRPTIGMEDPWHYRNKSQFQVGRSHSGDIIAGLYGLNSHKLVPIKECIVQHPKTNKTTGVVRKILEKFGVSVYNERTRKGDVRSIVVRVGFETGEVQVVLVTSKPEFPKKKEIAEAIQKRLPEVTSIMHNINGEKTSVIFGHKTSQLAGNMVIQEFLGDVSFELSARAFFQLNPKQTLKLYDEAKKAAKLTGKEKLVDAYCGVGTIGMWLSDGAKEVRGMDVIKESIDDAKKNAKKHGMKHATYVTGTAEHWLPKWVKEGFRPDVIVVDPPRTGCESTFLDTVKHVKPKRFVYVSCNPSTLAKDLQYMSKDYKIEYMQPVDMFPHTAHVECVVSLSLK, translated from the coding sequence ATGAAATTGAAAGAAAAACAGCAAGGGGCCCTTCTGCAAAAGGGGCAGCAGTTCCCGCTTACCATTAAACGCCTTGGTATTAATGGTGAAGGGGTCGGTTATTTTAAAAAGCAAGTGGTCTTTGTCCCGGGTGCGCTTCCAGGTGAGGAAGTGGTCGTTGAAGCAACAAATGTACAGGCAAAATATGCAGAAGGTACGGTCAGAAAAGTGCGAAAGCGCTCGGAGCATCGAGTGAAGCCGCCATGCCCAGTATACGAGCAGTGCGGCGGCTGTCAGCTTCAGCATTTGGCGTACGAGCAGCAGCTAAAGGAAAAACGTGATATTGTCATTCAATCAATGGAACGACACACGAAGCTATCGGTCGAAACGCTAGATATTCGACCAACGATCGGCATGGAAGATCCGTGGCACTACCGGAACAAAAGTCAGTTCCAAGTAGGGCGGTCTCATAGCGGCGACATCATCGCTGGGCTTTATGGACTGAATTCTCATAAGCTTGTGCCGATTAAGGAATGTATTGTGCAGCATCCGAAAACGAACAAAACAACAGGCGTTGTCCGCAAAATTTTAGAGAAATTCGGCGTATCGGTTTACAATGAACGGACAAGAAAAGGCGACGTGCGGTCGATTGTCGTGCGAGTCGGCTTTGAAACAGGTGAAGTACAGGTCGTCCTTGTCACATCAAAACCTGAATTTCCAAAGAAAAAAGAAATTGCCGAAGCCATTCAAAAACGTCTGCCAGAAGTGACGTCCATTATGCACAATATCAATGGCGAAAAAACGTCGGTCATCTTCGGGCATAAAACATCTCAACTAGCAGGCAACATGGTCATCCAAGAATTTTTAGGAGACGTCTCATTTGAACTAAGTGCACGTGCGTTCTTCCAATTGAATCCGAAGCAGACATTAAAGCTTTACGATGAAGCGAAAAAAGCGGCCAAACTGACAGGAAAAGAAAAGCTCGTCGATGCCTATTGCGGCGTTGGCACCATCGGCATGTGGCTCTCAGATGGCGCAAAAGAAGTCAGAGGAATGGATGTCATCAAAGAATCGATCGATGATGCCAAGAAAAATGCCAAAAAACACGGCATGAAACACGCAACCTATGTGACAGGGACAGCTGAACATTGGCTCCCAAAATGGGTCAAAGAAGGCTTCCGCCCTGACGTCATCGTCGTGGACCCGCCAAGAACAGGCTGCGAAAGCACCTTCTTAGACACCGTCAAACATGTCAAACCAAAACGCTTCGTATACGTCTCTTGCAACCCATCCACACTAGCAAAAGACCTGCAATACATGTCAAAAGACTACAAGATCGAATACATGCAGCCAGTCGACATGTTTCCGCATACGGCGCATGTGGAGTGTGTGGTGTCTTTATCCCTTAAATAA